The genomic segment GATGCCGATGATTTCAGTAACCGACAATGTCAGCTGCTCAGTGTGTAACTGTggtgcggctgtggctgagggggtagagcggtcgtcctccaaccagaggTTCGGTGGTCCgatcctcagtcttccccatcgGCCTGCCCAAGTGCCCTTTGGCAAGATACTCAACCCCTAAAACGGCTTAATGACCTGTGATGGAACTGCCATCAGAGAAATGATGTCATCGAACTTCCTTCAGGTAAATTCaaatacaacagaaaaaatacttttcagtCGCCCGGCAACCAGTTTGAAAACAACAGGTGTCACATTCGATCCAAACAGAATTTTAAATCACGTTGACGAAATCATTAAACCTGATACTTCCATCTATGAAATAGTTCCTAAATGAAATCTGTCTTTTCCCGTCTGGACACCTGTAGTGTACTTTATACATGAGTCCCCCCTCAGTGAACCACGGCTGTGTGAAATATCTTTCACCTCATGCACCAGGGAGGAAACGCTAAGCTGATCCTCTCTGTTGCAGCCAAACTTTAAACttagaaaaacactttcattctTTATAAGTTAATGAAACTTTTAACGTCTCAGATTTACAAGTTTTGGATTCAGACCTTGAAGACTGAAGTTAagttttctctgtttgctgAAGACTTTGTTTGTGCTTGTTCAACTTCGATCCCCTCTGATGATCACCCAGAGGAATCATTAATCATGTCAATAGTTACTGAAAGAATGAggttttgaatatttaatgtgtCTAAATGAGATATCTGGGGAAAGGTCTATGAGGGATTTCTCTGTGTGACACCCCTGAGTGTTTACAGCTGACAAACAACATTACAACCTGTGAGCTGAGGAAACTTCTCCCTTAATGAGCAGAGACTTTAGATTCTCCTCTGAACTCTGTGTAAAGTGTATTTGACTTTCTTGAAGCActctacaaataaaatgtattattattataataattatgataaaaaGTTCTGATTCATGGACGACCTGCTCGATCCCAGACAACAACATAAATCAGATTAACAATTTAAGATTATTAGCATTAAAGTGGTTCCACTACTTGGAACGaactaaaaaataatttgtactGAACGTAGAAAGCTTATCCTTCATCAACATTTAGGTAAATAGAGTTAAGGGATTGGTAGATTGTTGAATCGGGATCAGGGCCAAAGAATTTAGATGGAGATACCAACAAGGACAAACCACGTAAATGTCACTACTGACAAAAGATTTCATAAAGGAAGCAAAAGATTCTCTGGTTCATTTAATAAAGGTCGATTAACTCTTAAGGCCggtgcatgcttctgcgttttcagggaCAAGCAAGAGCCCCTcgcgtgcgtcgcccaatttttgtAACTGTACGACAATGCTACATAAACCTCACGCAGCcagcaaggctgtgattggtctgctaactacatcctttctgAAGTCACATTTCccgtttcatgccccataatactgACAGAAACCAAGGAAGATTTAAAAGaatgaatatggaccaaatagatgagcttTTGGCAGAAGAGGTCAGAAAGTATGACCACctgtataacccgtcattgacGGAATACAAGGACGCGCAGATGGCCTGTGACTCCTGGAAGGAGATCTCGGCTAACGTCGGTTTGCAGGTCGACCAGTGTacgaagctgtggagaaagatcagggacaaaAGCCGCAGCTGCAGGCCTTTACTCTGGATGATGCTGCCAGTGTAGCTGGGTCTTAGCcagtgatgccggtaacgcgttactctaatcggaccatttttttattgtttatttgtgtacatCAATGTtttgtgaagttccatcacTAGAGCAGCAGAGTTCAGTAACTTCCCATTGAACCACAGCCGGTTCATGGAGCCTTCCTGCAGGAGGATGTGTGCTCAAAAAAATACCTTTAATGTGGAAGCACTCCAtgctgtacattcattgtcctGGTAGTGCACAGTTTAATCCAAAGCATATTaaaatacatagttgaatatccacagaaaataaggatACAAATCTTGTTCATAAGCAAcacttcctctacaataatgccatacttttatgtttcctatcattttattagggacggatgagcctgaaggactcagctgtgatgaccatgtcctgtctcttatggcaaagaagaaaaataaaacactgggttcttctCTAAAGTATCAAATCAGAAAGTAAAAGATAAACATTGATCTAATAAGTGTTCATTTTTTCAACCAACCATAACGAATATAGAAATTAACTCTATTATCCATGACACTCAGCAATGAGCCAACTCTAAACAGTTGCAGGCCGTTTTTAGTTAAgggagaaatgtgttgtttagatGAAGCTGGTGCAAGTCGTTTTCATGTTGACCAGCAGTGATGCCGGTAGCGtgttactctaatctgaccacttttttcagtaacgagtaatctaacgggttactatttccaaaccagtaatcagattaaagttacttgtccaagtcaccttgcgttactatttcggtatttgtggttaaaccgctgggcacgtcctgcggctgggggagcagtcccccccgtcgccctcctcaccacgccgccggaggctcggtgtgcaGCACGCCTCAACGTTTTTTTGGTGGGGGAGGTGCTGCtgcggtgcgggggctttcccgcaaatgtctttctacctcatctgtaatattcaaggtgataatctcccacagagctgttgataacagtccacatcaagtctctccacttccctcagtgctAAAACACAAGtatatgttttctattttttcctgAAGTTGGATTTCGTATCACGTTGATGAAGTTTGTACGACTCTGTCATCGTCGTAGTTTAAATACTTTCCGGCAGAAGTTTGAGGTATTAAAGACTTCTTcacccagccataaacattattgtctgctgccgtctggccgacggttttattctattttacactatttctatcttattttattgtataggttgtaattacttgagcattgttagaagagagcctgtgactcaagcatttcactgccagcgactgcttcatgttattgttcaacatttgacaataaaaagtcttgaatcttgaatcttgaatcttgaatcttgaatcttgaatcttgaatcttgaatcttgtcCTCCCACATAAACATCTGTGCCAACATGAAGTTTAACTCCTCCAGGTTCTTTATTCTCTCATTATACTTATACATTATACTTATACATTATACTTATACATTATACCTCCCTCCCATGACGTCATACAGCAAGTACAACACTACATCAGTATTCTAAACCTTTTTCCCTCTGATTCACAAACATCCTCTGTTTTAGTTCAGATTCCACAAAAGTGCTTTTAAAGAACTTTTCGTTCAATTCTTTCGACAGCGGATGGGTTATTATTTTCGGCCCCCCCTCCACACATTTAACAGTAAGGTTATATTTGCCCTGGGAAGTGAGATTGaaggatttatttataaatctcaTCAAAATAGTTCATAAACCTTTGAACAGTTTTATAAAAACCTTCACTACATACTGATCAGGTCAGGCCCCACCTGCATGTGGCCACTGGGGGCGCAATAGTCTATGTGTGAGCCTGCccgtgcttttattgtgaaagaggAAGTGCGAGTCATTGTGTGACTGCGGTCCAGCgggtccagctcctccagctcctccatcacctccatcaccatgGTGCAGATGATGGAGTCTCAATGCGAGTACTTCATGTATTTCCCGGCGGTGCCCATCACGGACCTGTCGGACCCGGCTCGGTACCGCAGCCTGCCCCGCCGGAGCCACCTGTACCTGGGGGAGACGGTTCGATTCCTGCTGGTGCTGCGCTGCAGGGACGCGGGGGCGACACCGACCGAGCACGGCCCCGGTAAAACCTCCaccatcctcatcttcatcatcttcatccggATGCGGATGATATGAAGACGCTCCATTTATTGTGACTGTAACGTTCAAGGTTCAGACAGAGAATCAGAGTTTTCAGTTCTCATGAAGATTCTATTCAcatgtttctcttcttcattctgacgatctgctgctgtaacgagataaatgaataaatctcttctcatcttattttattttatagattaTTATACATCTAGGGAATATATATCCACCTTTTTAATCCTGTaggtgaaaacatcactgtcctcagactgtccatcgctgcagctcctcttctcagCCTCTGTCCCAAAGTCTtcagcttctgtctctttaagactTTCTGACTCTGACacgaggtgtttgttagtgaggtggaggtgaagagaccttttatgggacagcagtgatgtcactaataaataaaacactgatctgctgctgagacacagagagagagagagagagagagagagaagacaagagTCTGAAAGAAGAAAGGATCAAACTCAAAGGTGGAGGCAAAGACACACCGTGTCAGAATGTGAGGGAAGTTGTTGTATCTCATGTTCGTGTTTTAATCATCCCAAACTGCAGGGTTGTTAAATTCAGAGACAGATGTCTCTGAATTTCACTGAACCCTCGTGTCCTCCTCATCCATCTGCAGCTTCACGCTCCAGAGTCACATCAGGATTGATTTATCTAGAGCCTCagaccgattccctcacatccgtggatcctcacctcctctgggatattGTTTGGTAATAGAAGTTTGAAAGTGAATAGTTTTGTTCATAGTGATCTCCAGGTCGCTCTGTGCACCTGATGGAACAgccacgttcactgcagtgatttgatgatacacgcacagtgttagaagatatatCTAAAAACCATTAACGACTCGGCTCACATGATTAATGGAATCTGAAAGTAATTTGCTGTAAGTGGTTTagtatatttttaaatttaaaggttCATTAAATTGGAACAGTTTTGTCTCGTGAGCAAAACTAAAGCTCTTGGTTTTAGTGTaaatgaagtggatcaataatctgcttcagttcaacacgtctccaaaacgttcgtacgcatgAGTTGCgtgtaaatgtgcaaatattcccgtcaagtttgtttttataaatccagaTATTTGCGTGAGTAGCTGTCGACGATTATAAATGAAAGCCAAGGTATATTTAttctgttcctcctccaccagggggcggtgaTGGCGCTGCGGCAGGCTTCGGGACGGAGTCGGCCAGCAGTCGAGCGTGGAGGGAGCTCGCCGGCTCTCTGTGCGCTGTGGCCAGTGTGAGTCCAGGTGAGAGCAGCCGCCACCGAGGCAACCACCACCAGCTCCACCGTGACTACCAGAGCGGCGGGGACGAGGCTAATGAAGATGGCGAGGAGGATTACATCGCTGCCGCGGAGGCGGCCATCGCGGCGCTCGGCAGCAGGGTGGACTCCCGGTGTCGCAGCTTCAGGGACTGCAAACCTCTGCTCATCCACAACTCGTCAGGGACGGCCTACAGGGAGTTCCGCAGGGCGCCTGTTCAGGTGAGGAGGAGTTGTGGTTCAGgtttacgggggggggggggggggggggggaccagtgAGCATctaaagaggaaacagttgAAACTGTGTCCATGACGTCACGTTCCCAGAATGACCCTAATGATGTCTGTGACATTTTGTCTGTAGCGCCCCCTGCAGACTGATACTGTCGCAACAGCAGTAAAGCagatgttagcatgctaaccagctaCACAAGACTACATGTGGCTGTTAGCGCTCTGCTCAGCGGCGCCCTCTGCTGACACCACTGATTTACATTGACTGATAATTGAAATGCGTCTGTCTCCTCTTGTCAGTCGCCGCTGGACGAGCCGGTGGTTCTGACGGATGAAGTGATCTTCCCTCTCACCGTCTCTCTGGACAAACTTCCTGTCAGCACGCTGAAGGTCAAGGTCAGAACGTCACCGTCGGCTCTAGAATCCATCTTGTTTGGAGAGAGGCCGAGACTCAGGAGTGATTCATGTCTGTTTGGTAACGACTCTCAAGAGAGAACGACACAAATTAAGATGTACATAATGTATACATAATGAAgcttacatatttatatatctatatatatatcgtaCGAACGCTGAGGACGTCATGTGGAGTCAGAGTACGTGCAGAAGTTTgattcatgtcccatctgctaacgcAGAGGAGGCCTGtaacctttactgcagccagccaccagggggagatagAGAGGCGTTGGCCTCACTGTAGAGGAGccttcatgtcgtccatctttctccTCAGTCTGACGCCTCGTGTCGTTGTTCAGGTGATGGTCACGGTTTGGaagaaggaggcagagaaagcGGAGGTTCAGGAGCTTGGTTACCTGAGCGTCCTGCAGCAGCGAGAACCGACACAGACCTTCAGACACGACCTGAACACCTTCAAGGCTCAgggtacaacacacacacattcatacactttcagtttgacctctgacctcagcgtTAACCCCCGTCCTCCACAGTGAGCACCACTCTGACCGTCCTGCCGCCGCCAACCATCCGCTGTAAACAGATGACCGTGTCCGGGAGACACCTCGCTGTCCTCAAAGGTACCAGATGGTTTGTCCAGCTTTATGTTTCTGTTGAGTGTTGGTGTGATAGAGAACAGAGGCAGGAATTAGTCTGATCCCTCATTTActttgaaagaggaaaagaaaccaGACGTCAGCAGCATCAGGACAGGCTCTGAAGAGACGATGGGTTGGTGGAAAGGTTTCAGAtcaatatcaaatcaaatattcacTTTATACCCCACAGTGTTAAACGAGTCTTCTCAGGAGGAGGTGAGCATTCGGGACGTTCGCATTTTGCCGAACCTGAACGCCTCGTACCTTCCCATGATGCCCGACGGCTCCGTCCTGCTGGTGGACAACGTGTGGTGCGTTGTGTAGTCAAATACGTCACCTTTCACTTTGAGATACAACGTGTCTTGTAGTAGtttatattatatgatatattattttatattaactttATAACTAATGTAATAATGTTATTATGTCACATCTCATTGTATtaaccagccaatcacagtggcagattttttaaatgatgtttaaaTTGAAATGCGCCACGTCTCACGTCCTGGTGtgtcctctgctcagccaccaGTCCGGTGAGGTCGGCATGGCGTCTTTCTGCAGGGTGGACAGCGAGGCCTGCCGCCTTCCCAGCATGCTCAGCGCTTTAGAGGAGCACGACCTCTTGTTCCAGCTGCACCTCAACGACATGGGGCAGGACGACTCCAACGAGGTGTGGACACGTTTGGGCTCTTAATCATGGTCTGTGTTGTGGGTCTGTGTTGTGGGTCTGTGTTGTGGGTCTCACAGAGACTTGGTATCAGCGCCCTCCTGTGGTCACTACATTTCGTTGTGTTGATGTATTTCAGGGGCTGGAGGTTCCCCTGGTCGCTGTGCTGCAGTGGTCAACTCCCAAGATGCCTTTCACCAATTGTATCTACACCCACTACAGGTAAGGACCAATCAGGTAGCTGCCTGAATGTTGAACATCGAAGGAGTCCATGCTTTTTATTTCACCCAATCGGTTTGAGGCAGACGCAGCAGCTGAGCTCCATCATGAAAACATTATtcacagaatcacttcctgtttggcaatttgtcttcaaactaaaagcacaGTGTTTGTTCTGCTCTCCAGTTTCTGCATCGTCACTAATGACAagaaataattctgaagtatGAACACAGGACAACACGatattacaaacaaacactaTTACTATACTactttataatattattttatatatcatattttacaataaaatacaatatgatCTAATACGACTTAATACAATATGATACAATAGTaacctttaacccccccccccccccccccccccccaggctgcCCAGCGTCCGTCTGGACCGACCTCGGTTCGTCATGACAGCCAGTTGCCCCAGCACGGTCAGAGTGAAGGAGAACTTCAAGGTCAAATATGTTCTGctcaacaacctgcaggacttcCTGGCTGTCCGACTCGTCTGGACCCCAGAGGGTCCGTGTGTGTTTCAACATGGAGTCACCGTTTGAACTTCACGTAAAAGATTAGAAACTTAGAATAAGAATGATTTATTGAGctcagccgtgtgtgtgtgtgtgtgtgtgtgtgtgtgtgtgtgtgtgtgtgtgtgtgcaggtcgtGGTCTTGGTGACGATGCAGCTCTGGCGGCTGTGGTGTGTCACTCTCCTCTCAGTAACCTCGGTCACTGTCGTAAAGGAAGAACTTTGTCGTTCTGTGTTTCGTTCCAGATCCTCCAACCAGGACTGTACGAGGTACTGAAGCTCCGCCTCCGTAAAGCTTGGACTGTGTCAAGTAAAAATTGTTTTACACactgttcttcctcctcctcctcctcctcctcctctctgcagctgagtCAGCACATGAAGCTGAAGCTTCAGTTCACGGCTTCAGTCTCGAACCCTCCTCCAGACGCTCGGCCTCTGTCACGTAAGAACTTTTCTGGATTTGTTCGGGTGAGAATCGTGTTTGATTCAATTCTGTGGCTCTCCAGACGTATGAATCTGGATCAGCTTCAGTGTCGATAAGTCACATCGAGCTTCAGAAACTTTGATTTCATTTAATTCTTCGCGTCTAATGTCTACTgatcttttattattaaaaactatgaAAGCTCATCATGGTAACAGTTGTCTCCATCTCAGCTAAGTCTTATTACCTTGGCTACATCTGTTTCCGGCATAGTTGTGTATTTTACCATCGGTGGTGTTACAATTACAACtgaaccccccccacccccccaggtAAAAACAGCCCGTCCAGTCCGGCGGTTCGAGACCTGTTGGACCGTCACCAGGCGAGTCTGGGTCGATCTCAGTCCTTCTCACACCAGCAGCCGTCTCGATCCCACATCATGAGGTAAAGTCAGTTCAGTCACATTTACTGTCATCATGTGACCACGGCCTCATGTGCGCTTCTGCTTCAGGACGGGCAGCGCCATGGAGCGGCGGGCCATTACCCCCCCGGTCGGCTCTCCGGTTGGTCGACCGCTCTACCTGCCGCCACAGGACAGATCGCTGCTGTCACTGGACAAGATCGCCAAGAGGGAGTGCAAAGTCCTGGTGCTGGATCCCGCCAGCtagggagcgagggagcgagggagcgagggagcgaggcagcgagggagcgagggagcgagggagcgagggagcgagggagcgagggagcgaggcagcgagggagcgagggagcgaggcagcgagggagcgagggagcgagggagcgagggagcgagggagcgaggcagcgagggagcgagggagcgaggcaGCGAGGGAGCtagggagcgagggagcgagggagcgaggcaGCGAGGGAGCGAGGCAGCGAGGGAGATGAacggcgaggaggaggagagacttgAAAGAAGAACATGATTCGATGACTGATCCCAGCTTTCGGCTTCTCTTCATCAGAACCTGATTCCAGTCGAACCTGCTGACCCGTGTTACTGCGGAAACCATTCACTGTATTATGAATTTTTGATGTGATGTATTATCACGTGTGTATTATTTAAAGCAACAGAATCACTGTCTACGACCTCGTTGTAAAGGATTTATAATCTGTAACTAAATATTACTGATCAATAAATACTTTCAAATCAAAGGCAGTGACTGTATGTAAAGGtgatttcatatatatatacatataaagatTAGTGATGACAGAGGTGTGGTAGACTGAGCTTACAGGAACTTAAAACAGATCCACATGTTTATGTACATGTGGacgatggtggatcctgatcctgatggtggatcctgatcctgatggtGGACTCTGATCACAACAAGTctgcttgatatataatatttctcctcagatactcgaccattactgaTAATAATCCATCAGGTCACTGATCTTCAGTtctgctacaaagtgtttattctaatgaAAGCTGTAAACACTCTGATCTCTCTGATGTCCTCTGTGACACAGGACATCTGTTGACTAGTGTCCGTCctggagacgggtcctcacatgtgtccctGAGGTCTCTATCTTCTCCACCTGTTGAAGGGTTCagtagtttgactcttgttgaaggacagaggacgtctcactgGTTAAAGACAaggagacaaactgggaccagtgaATATGAGACTACACTAATCCAATGTGATTGATTGGTTTATATGGTAATTGATCAAACCTCACCTCAGTGAAATCAAGTCACTGTATAAACACTCTGTTCATGGTATGATGTgaatttcagaataaaagcatgtGATGTGGAGGTGAGACAGGTAGTTTGTATTGAAACGTGAAACACTTGGTTTCTGATCAACGGGTGAAAAACAGAATGGAGATGCCGGGgattgaacccgggacctcatACATGCGAAGCAcgcgctctaccactgagctacatcCCCACAGAGTGCATTGAGAGCAAGGAGGTCAATATTAATATCTTCATATAGGACAGAGCACGCGCCTCCTCACCGCTCTCTTCTGTAGCGTGTtattaatatacatcatcacctTCAAGGTTTTATAGAGaaaccaacagttcccacaacgaACTCCTTCATTAACTGGTGACTCGACCCATTCCATTctattaatatgaataatatgaataatatgaaTTCTCTCAACCCACCACAACTCACACTAAAAGTCTCCCAGCcaatgagaaacacaacagtgtcaCGTGCCAAAACGCTGCCATGTTCAAGGACCTTCTGGAAAAGTGAGGTGTTTGGACATGGAACCTTCTAACTCCTGGTCCCAGGGAACATGAACATGGAGGAACAGTCTCTATGTGTGTGGACGGGACATGGCCCTTGTCACGTGTTATTCATGAAGACAACTGTGAGTTTTATCTGTGGAGGCGGTTAAAGATGGAGGAGGCTCCAGGGTTCTTCACTGTGTATCTGCGTGTACTAGTTgtctccagcagggggcggtgCAGGACCGTCTGTGAGAGCATGTTCATGAGGTCTGAAGACTGAGAAGTTAGTGACGGagtcttttcttcttcagggtCAAACTGAGCCGGGTGTGTCTCCACGTGTCTCCACGTGTCTCCACGGGCCTCTACATGTCTCTGTACATGTATATGCAGATGTATATGCAGATGTATATGACCATGTGTATCCACAGGTATTTGCATATAATGGTAGAAAACCATATAATGTACCGTCTGCTGCgatggccgagtggttaaggcgttggacttgaaatccaatgGGATCTTCCCGCGCAGGTTCGAACCCTGCTCGCAGCGTTTTGTTCCTGATCCTTTTATTATCGACCAACACGACACGTGAGTGATGACGTAAAACCTTTATTAGAAATAATgaatctattattattattttatgattaaAACACGATTCACCTAGCCTGACGTtctcagactcacaattctagtcagaatgtgagtctgagaccgctccattgggctgtgattatggggcgtgtttcaactgaccaggaagtaaaattcctcttcgctcaattggatagacctacaaccaatccgAGCaatgtagtatgtgacgtatgttaagcaacgcattgtgagttattaactaacccgggttcacaccggacgcttcagcgcagcgccaagccttaaataacagctggctcccatccactcccatgttaaacctttgtgcgggtcacaccggaggctgaagcaccgcgaggcagccttggcgcagcgcggtgcttcagcctccggtgtgacccgcacaaagccgtgcagcgatcgtttcggcgtcgagtctattttttgcacttgacgcgagtgtatcgcaccaggaaacacactgaaaaacgatcttaaactatattgatgacatatcttatatgatataaatgatcaaatatgcatcccatactttgaagtccccttctgttgtcctggagttttaatttgaccaatgacattattaaatgtccccctctgcccatccactacagccacacaagcagtgatacagatgaaaagagagggggggggggctacgttctccacataggtttgagtggagaatccgtaatttacccccgacacccgacatgtaacggagcaaacagcgaagttcttcaacatggatgacattaaattaataattgaagtggagaagtacagtgagttgtatgatcctcggaacatgttgtataaagacacatgttgggacgctgttgcttaatgttggagcaacaagtaagtttatgcctttaatctactggatcaacgggtgatattattagcgctgcccggcggttcagcgtcgcttcagtgtccggtgtgaacagcccagcgccggggcgatagggactagcgcggtgctttggcgtcgcctccacgttctctgttcctctttcaaaatgaatgcgctgtcgatgtcttctaaaacagactcaatggcagcatctacacatctcagctctccagcagcagacatgtttgttgaaaacgaattcaacccaagggcactttgatgacgtggttgattacgtaccgttgatcatctgtccatcatcgtataaagtcatccctgacaatctgattggtccggatgatttcgaaccgggcataatttctccccaaccgagcgactccagaccgaacttcccgacctcaaatgttgtgggcggggctaaattcgtctgccATCCAGGCTAAGATTCACCAGCTCCAGTGAAATCTTTATTAAACTGCAGAGTGAAGATTCAACATGTCACCAAGTTTGCAAGTGATGACTTTTTTCTGTCACAGACCACCAGCAGGTGGAGCTGTAGAGTGACAGCTGATTAAAACAACGTGGAAACATGCTAGAAACGATTCATGTGAGGACGTCACAGTCACATGATCATGTATGTTCGCATGTGAAGAACTTTCTTTACTTTCCTCTGATTGGCCGAACATCAGGAAGCCTGACTCAACATCTCACCAGTGTTTGAGTATCTGTTAACTAAAAATAAGCAACCAGTAAGCTAACGAAGCTAAGCTAAGGTACGTAAA from the Platichthys flesus chromosome 15, fPlaFle2.1, whole genome shotgun sequence genome contains:
- the LOC133969200 gene encoding trafficking protein particle complex subunit 14-like, which encodes MVQMMESQCEYFMYFPAVPITDLSDPARYRSLPRRSHLYLGETVRFLLVLRCRDAGATPTEHGPGGGDGAAAGFGTESASSRAWRELAGSLCAVASVSPGESSRHRGNHHQLHRDYQSGGDEANEDGEEDYIAAAEAAIAALGSRVDSRCRSFRDCKPLLIHNSSGTAYREFRRAPVQSPLDEPVVLTDEVIFPLTVSLDKLPVSTLKVKVMVTVWKKEAEKAEVQELGYLSVLQQREPTQTFRHDLNTFKAQVSTTLTVLPPPTIRCKQMTVSGRHLAVLKVLNESSQEEVSIRDVRILPNLNASYLPMMPDGSVLLVDNVCHQSGEVGMASFCRVDSEACRLPSMLSALEEHDLLFQLHLNDMGQDDSNEGLEVPLVAVLQWSTPKMPFTNCIYTHYRLPSVRLDRPRFVMTASCPSTVRVKENFKVKYVLLNNLQDFLAVRLVWTPEGRGLGDDAALAAVVCHSPLSNLGHCRKGRTLSFCVSFQILQPGLYELSQHMKLKLQFTASVSNPPPDARPLSRKNSPSSPAVRDLLDRHQASLGRSQSFSHQQPSRSHIMRTGSAMERRAITPPVGSPVGRPLYLPPQDRSLLSLDKIAKRECKVLVLDPAS